The proteins below come from a single Epinephelus moara isolate mb chromosome 19, YSFRI_EMoa_1.0, whole genome shotgun sequence genomic window:
- the LOC126406781 gene encoding NLR family CARD domain-containing protein 3-like isoform X1, protein MLLEENILTFVKNELKKIQKVLSSDYPECSESQREDEEGLDGEDEEQRRSNREAFLKITLNFLRRMKQEELADCLQSRHRAAVCQRKLKSNLQKKFQCVFEGIAKAGNPTLLNQIYTELYITEGGTAEVNDEHEVRQIETASRKPDRPETTIRQEDIFKASPGRDEPIRTVMTKGVAGIGKTVLTQKFTLDWAEDKANQDIQFTFPFTFRELNVLKEKKYSLVELVHHFFTETKEAGICRFEEFQVVFIFDGLDECRLPLDFHNNEILTDVTESTSVDVLLTNLIRGKLLPSARLWITTRPAAANQIPPDCVDMVTEVRGFTDPQKEEYFRKRFRDEEQASRIISHIKTSRSLHIMCHIPVFCWITATVLEDVMKTREEGELPKTLTEMYIHFLVVQTKVKNIKYDGGAETDHHWSPESRKMIESLGKLAFDQLQKGNLIFYESDLTECGIDIRAASVYSGVFTQIFKEERGLYQDKVFCFVHLSVQEFLAALHVHLTFINSGVNLMEEQQTTSQMSETRKDKSELTHLLQSAVDKALQSPNGHLDLFLNFLLGLSLQTNQKHLRGLLTQTGSSSQTNQETVKYIKKKINQDLSAERSINLLHCLNELNDRSLVEEIQRYLRSGRLSTDKLSPAQWSALVFILLSSEEDLDVFDLKKYSASEEALMRLLPVVKSSNKALLSGCNLSERSCEALSSVLSSQSPSLRHLDLSNNHLKDSGVKLLSDGLKSSHCTLETLSLSGCLITEEGCASLASALSSNPSHLRELDLSYNHPGDSGVKLLSAGLKDPHWRLDTLRVEPAGVRWLTPGLRKYSCELTIDTNTVNRKIKLSDNNRKVTHVEEYQSYPDHPDRFDHWPQVLCRTGLTGRCYWEVEWRGGVYISVSYRGIRRRGNSEDCGFGGNDQSWSLSCSDGGFYSVWHRKTQTYITSSSSSSSSFSSSSSSGRVAVYVDCPAGTLSFFTVSSDTLIHLLTFNTTFTEPLYPGFWL, encoded by the exons GACATCGTGCGGCAGTCTGTCAACGTAAACTGAAATCTAACCTGCAGAAGaagttccagtgtgtgtttgaggggatCGCTAAAGCAGGAAACCCAACCCTTCTGAATCAGATCTACACAGAGCTCTACATCACAGAGGGAGGGACTGCAGAGGTCAATGATGAACATGAGGTCAGACAGATTGAAACAGCATCCAGGAAACCAGACAGACCAGAAACAACCATCAGACAAGAAGACATCTTTAAAGCCTCACCTGGAAGAGATGAACCAATCAGAACAGTGATGACAAAGGGAGTGGCTGGCATTGGGAAAACAGTCTTAACACAGAAGTTCACTCTGGACTGGGCTGAAGACAAAGCCAACCAGGACATACAGTTCACATTTCCATTCACTTTCAGAGAGCTGAAtgtgctgaaagagaaaaagtacAGCTTGGTGGAACTTGTTCATCACTTCTTTACTGAAACCAAAGAAGCAGGAATCTGCAGGTTTGAAGAGTTCCAGGTTGTGTTCATCTTTGACGGTCTGGATGAGTGTCGACTTCCTCTGGACTTCCACAACAATGAGATCCTGACTGATGTTACAGAGTCCACCTCAGTGGATGTGCTGCTGACAAACCTCATCAGGGGGAAACTGCTTCCCTCTGCTCGCCTCTGGATAACCACACGAcctgcagcagccaatcagatcccTCCTGACTGTGTTGACATGgtgacagaggtcagagggtTCACTGACCCACAGAAGGAGGAGTACTTCAGGAAGAGATtcagagatgaggagcaggcCAGCAGAATCATCTCCCACATCAAGACATCACGAAGCCTCCACATCATGTGCCACATCCCAGTCTTCTGCTGGATCACTGCTACAGTTCTGGAGGATGTGATGAAGaccagagaggaaggagagctgCCCAAGACCCTGACTGAGATGTACATCCACTTCCTGGTGGTTCAGACCAAAGTGAAGAACATCAAGtatgatggaggagctgagaCAGATCATCACTGGAGTCCAGAGAGCAGGAAGATGATTGAGTCTCTGGGAAAACTGGCTTTTGATCAGCTGCAGAAAGGCAACCTGATCTTCTATGAATCAGACCTGACAGAGTGTGGCATCGATATCAGAGCAGCCTCAGTGTACTCAGGAGTGTTCACACAGATCtttaaagaggagagaggactgtacCAGGACAAGGTGTTCTGCTTTGTCCATCTGAGTGTTCAGGAGTTTCTGGCTGCTCTTCATGTCCATCTGACCTTCATCAACTCTGGAGTCAATCTGATGgaagaacaacaaacaacatccCAGATGTCTGAAACAAGAAAAGACAAATCTGAACTAACACATCTCCTCCAGAGTGCTGTGGACAAGGCCTTACAGAGTCCAAATGGACACCTGGACTTGTTCCTCAACTTCCTCCTGGGTCTCTCACTGCAGACCAATCAGAAACACCTACGAGGTCTactgacacagacaggaagtagcTCACAGACCAATCAGGAAACAGTCAAGTACATCAAGAAGAAGATCAACCAGGATCTGTCTGCTGAGAGAAGCATCAATCTGCTCCACTGTCTGAATGAACTGAATGATCGTTCTCTAGTGGAGGAGATTCAACGGTACCTGAGATCAGGACGTCTCTCCACAGATAAACTGTCTCCTGCTCAGTGGTCAGCTCTGGTCTTCATCTTACTGTCATCAGAAGAAGATCTGGACGTGTTTGACCTGAAGAAATACTCTGCTTCAGAGGAGGCTCTTATGAGGCTGCTGCCAGTGGTCAAATCCTCCAACAAAGCTCT ACTGAGTGGTTGTAACCTCTCAGAGAGAAGCTGTGAAGCTCTGTCGTCAGTTCTCAGCTCCCAGTCCCCCAGTCTGAGACACCTGGACCTGAGTAACAACCACCTGAaggattcaggagtgaagctTCTGTCTGATGGACTGAAGAGTTCACACTGTACACTGGAAACTCTCAG tctGTCAGGCTGTCTGATCACAGAGGAAGGCTGTGCTTCTCTGGCCTCAGCTCTGAGCtccaacccctcccatctgagagagctggacctGAGCTACAATCATCCAGGAGACTCAGGGGTGAAGCTGCTGTCGGCTGGACTGAAGGATCCACACTGGAGACTGGACACTCTCAG GGTGGAGCCTGCTGGAGTCCGATGGTTGACACCAGGTCTGAggaagt ATTCCTGTGAACTCACAAtcgacacaaacacagtgaacaGAAAGATCAAACTGTCTGACAACAACAGGAAGGTGACACATGTGGAGGAGTATCAGTCATATCCTGATCATCCAGACAGATTTGACCACTGGCCTCAGGTGCTGTGTAGAACTGGTCTGACTGGTCGCTGTTACTGGGAGGTCGAGTGGAGAGGAGGGGTTTATATATCAGTGAGTTACAGAGGAatcaggaggagaggaaacagtgAGGACTGTGGGTTTGGAGGGAATGATCAGTCCTggagtctgagctgctctgatggtggtttttactctgtgtggcacagaaaaacccaaacatacatcacctcctcctcctcctcctcctcctccttctcctcctcctcctcctctggtaGAGTAGCAGTGTATGTGGACTGTCCTGCTGGCACTCTGTCCTTCTTCACAGtctcctctgacacactgaTCCACCTCCTCACCTTCAACACCACATTCACTGAGCCTCTTTATCCTGGGTTTTGGCTCTAG
- the LOC126406781 gene encoding protein NLRC3-like isoform X2 has translation MLLEENILTFVKNELKKIQKVLSSDYPECSESQREDEEGLDGEDEEQRRSNREAFLKITLNFLRRMKQEELADCLQSRHRAAVCQRKLKSNLQKKFQCVFEGIAKAGNPTLLNQIYTELYITEGGTAEVNDEHEVRQIETASRKPDRPETTIRQEDIFKASPGRDEPIRTVMTKGVAGIGKTVLTQKFTLDWAEDKANQDIQFTFPFTFRELNVLKEKKYSLVELVHHFFTETKEAGICRFEEFQVVFIFDGLDECRLPLDFHNNEILTDVTESTSVDVLLTNLIRGKLLPSARLWITTRPAAANQIPPDCVDMVTEVRGFTDPQKEEYFRKRFRDEEQASRIISHIKTSRSLHIMCHIPVFCWITATVLEDVMKTREEGELPKTLTEMYIHFLVVQTKVKNIKYDGGAETDHHWSPESRKMIESLGKLAFDQLQKGNLIFYESDLTECGIDIRAASVYSGVFTQIFKEERGLYQDKVFCFVHLSVQEFLAALHVHLTFINSGVNLMEEQQTTSQMSETRKDKSELTHLLQSAVDKALQSPNGHLDLFLNFLLGLSLQTNQKHLRGLLTQTGSSSQTNQETVKYIKKKINQDLSAERSINLLHCLNELNDRSLVEEIQRYLRSGRLSTDKLSPAQWSALVFILLSSEEDLDVFDLKKYSASEEALMRLLPVVKSSNKALLSGCNLSERSCEALSSVLSSQSPSLRHLDLSNNHLKDSGVKLLSDGLKSSHCTLETLRLSVCNLSERSCEALSSVLSSQSSSLRHLDLSNNHLKDSGVKLLSDGLKSSHCTLETLREFPG, from the exons GACATCGTGCGGCAGTCTGTCAACGTAAACTGAAATCTAACCTGCAGAAGaagttccagtgtgtgtttgaggggatCGCTAAAGCAGGAAACCCAACCCTTCTGAATCAGATCTACACAGAGCTCTACATCACAGAGGGAGGGACTGCAGAGGTCAATGATGAACATGAGGTCAGACAGATTGAAACAGCATCCAGGAAACCAGACAGACCAGAAACAACCATCAGACAAGAAGACATCTTTAAAGCCTCACCTGGAAGAGATGAACCAATCAGAACAGTGATGACAAAGGGAGTGGCTGGCATTGGGAAAACAGTCTTAACACAGAAGTTCACTCTGGACTGGGCTGAAGACAAAGCCAACCAGGACATACAGTTCACATTTCCATTCACTTTCAGAGAGCTGAAtgtgctgaaagagaaaaagtacAGCTTGGTGGAACTTGTTCATCACTTCTTTACTGAAACCAAAGAAGCAGGAATCTGCAGGTTTGAAGAGTTCCAGGTTGTGTTCATCTTTGACGGTCTGGATGAGTGTCGACTTCCTCTGGACTTCCACAACAATGAGATCCTGACTGATGTTACAGAGTCCACCTCAGTGGATGTGCTGCTGACAAACCTCATCAGGGGGAAACTGCTTCCCTCTGCTCGCCTCTGGATAACCACACGAcctgcagcagccaatcagatcccTCCTGACTGTGTTGACATGgtgacagaggtcagagggtTCACTGACCCACAGAAGGAGGAGTACTTCAGGAAGAGATtcagagatgaggagcaggcCAGCAGAATCATCTCCCACATCAAGACATCACGAAGCCTCCACATCATGTGCCACATCCCAGTCTTCTGCTGGATCACTGCTACAGTTCTGGAGGATGTGATGAAGaccagagaggaaggagagctgCCCAAGACCCTGACTGAGATGTACATCCACTTCCTGGTGGTTCAGACCAAAGTGAAGAACATCAAGtatgatggaggagctgagaCAGATCATCACTGGAGTCCAGAGAGCAGGAAGATGATTGAGTCTCTGGGAAAACTGGCTTTTGATCAGCTGCAGAAAGGCAACCTGATCTTCTATGAATCAGACCTGACAGAGTGTGGCATCGATATCAGAGCAGCCTCAGTGTACTCAGGAGTGTTCACACAGATCtttaaagaggagagaggactgtacCAGGACAAGGTGTTCTGCTTTGTCCATCTGAGTGTTCAGGAGTTTCTGGCTGCTCTTCATGTCCATCTGACCTTCATCAACTCTGGAGTCAATCTGATGgaagaacaacaaacaacatccCAGATGTCTGAAACAAGAAAAGACAAATCTGAACTAACACATCTCCTCCAGAGTGCTGTGGACAAGGCCTTACAGAGTCCAAATGGACACCTGGACTTGTTCCTCAACTTCCTCCTGGGTCTCTCACTGCAGACCAATCAGAAACACCTACGAGGTCTactgacacagacaggaagtagcTCACAGACCAATCAGGAAACAGTCAAGTACATCAAGAAGAAGATCAACCAGGATCTGTCTGCTGAGAGAAGCATCAATCTGCTCCACTGTCTGAATGAACTGAATGATCGTTCTCTAGTGGAGGAGATTCAACGGTACCTGAGATCAGGACGTCTCTCCACAGATAAACTGTCTCCTGCTCAGTGGTCAGCTCTGGTCTTCATCTTACTGTCATCAGAAGAAGATCTGGACGTGTTTGACCTGAAGAAATACTCTGCTTCAGAGGAGGCTCTTATGAGGCTGCTGCCAGTGGTCAAATCCTCCAACAAAGCTCT ACTGAGTGGTTGTAACCTCTCAGAGAGAAGCTGTGAAGCTCTGTCGTCAGTTCTCAGCTCCCAGTCCCCCAGTCTGAGACACCTGGACCTGAGTAACAACCACCTGAaggattcaggagtgaagctTCTGTCTGATGGACTGAAGAGTTCACACTGTACACTGGAAACTCTCAG GCTGAGTGTCTGTAACCTCTCAGAGAGAAGCTGTGAAGCTCTGTCCTCAGTTCTCAGCTCCCAGTCCTCCAGTCTGAGACACCTGGACCTGAGTAACAACCACCTGAaggattcaggagtgaagctTCTGTCTGATGGACTGAAGAGTTCACACTGTACACTGGAAACTCTCAG AGAGTTCCCTGGCTGA